Proteins from a single region of bacterium:
- a CDS encoding nitroreductase family protein, with product MDFREVVSSTPACRFYRPDPVPDDVLRRVLDAGRHAPTGGNRQGVRWIAVRDAHKRRQLAALYLPLWEQYAGRATTRPGAPLPTLLANADHFARHLADVPVLLVVCALLGDLLATDRHLGRLSIVGGASVYPSVQNVLLGARNEGLGTALTTLLCAVEPEVKALLGIPEEGVATAALVALGWPSQPFPKRVARRPLAASCFADAWGTPLFP from the coding sequence ATGGACTTTCGCGAGGTGGTGTCGAGCACGCCGGCGTGCCGCTTCTACCGGCCGGACCCGGTCCCCGACGACGTGCTGCGCCGCGTGCTCGACGCCGGCCGCCATGCGCCCACCGGCGGCAACCGCCAGGGCGTGCGCTGGATCGCGGTGCGCGATGCGCACAAGCGCCGGCAGCTCGCCGCGCTCTACCTGCCGCTCTGGGAGCAGTACGCCGGGCGCGCCACGACCAGGCCGGGCGCGCCGCTCCCCACGCTGCTCGCCAACGCCGACCACTTCGCGCGCCACCTCGCCGACGTGCCCGTGCTGCTCGTCGTCTGCGCGCTGCTCGGCGACCTGCTCGCGACCGACCGGCATCTCGGGCGTCTCTCGATCGTCGGCGGCGCGTCGGTCTATCCGAGCGTGCAGAACGTCTTGCTGGGGGCGCGCAACGAGGGCCTCGGCACGGCGCTGACGACGCTCCTCTGCGCCGTCGAGCCCGAGGTGAAGGCGCTGCTCGGCATCCCGGAGGAGGGCGTCGCGACCGCGGCGCTGGTCGCGCTCGGCTGGCCGTCGCAGCCGTTCCCGAAGCGCGTCGCGCGCCGCCCGCTCGCCGCCTCCTGCTTCGCCGACGCCTGGGGCACGCCGCTCTTCCCGTGA
- a CDS encoding YqcC family protein: MTADRITAAADDVERTMRRLGAWTEPPPLRPFAAPFGMDAMPFEHWIQLVLVPRLREIARTGAPLPPSSNLAGHAVREFDGRDDMGPLVDVLRRVDGLPGSARAGAAAPGPAAAPAQGMALFMRARAAGGLAAVVGVLIAIAASDWASTALRGWFLPTVTASFEGTIPPSDAHVPLRATFSAGVRDDGRLVPGDGLLSLHRRGIPVPGDFAHVAEPLPFAAAAPPAAETIRAWLVRVGVDPEAQGLGPAAQEMVVILAVAAAEPTRAGLDEVASRLPLGTPEPQLFDLETRTPGWVDTAAGIGAVVLVCVPILLLVVRRVRRRQRGH; encoded by the coding sequence GTGACCGCCGACCGGATCACCGCCGCGGCGGACGACGTCGAGCGGACCATGCGCCGGCTCGGCGCGTGGACGGAGCCGCCGCCGCTGCGCCCCTTCGCGGCGCCCTTCGGCATGGACGCGATGCCGTTCGAGCACTGGATCCAGCTCGTGCTGGTACCGCGCCTGCGCGAGATCGCGCGGACCGGCGCGCCGCTGCCGCCGTCCAGCAACCTCGCCGGGCACGCGGTGCGGGAGTTCGACGGGCGCGACGACATGGGCCCGCTCGTCGACGTCCTGCGCCGGGTGGACGGGCTGCCGGGATCGGCGCGCGCGGGCGCGGCGGCTCCGGGGCCGGCCGCCGCGCCCGCGCAGGGAATGGCCCTGTTCATGCGCGCCCGGGCGGCGGGGGGGCTCGCGGCCGTGGTCGGCGTGCTGATCGCGATCGCGGCGAGCGACTGGGCGTCGACCGCGCTGCGCGGCTGGTTCCTGCCGACGGTGACGGCGTCGTTCGAGGGGACCATCCCGCCGAGCGACGCCCACGTCCCGCTGCGTGCCACGTTCTCCGCCGGCGTCCGCGACGACGGCCGCCTGGTGCCGGGCGACGGCCTTCTCTCCCTCCACCGCCGCGGCATCCCCGTGCCCGGCGACTTCGCGCACGTCGCCGAGCCGCTGCCGTTCGCCGCCGCGGCGCCGCCCGCTGCGGAGACGATCCGCGCCTGGCTCGTGCGCGTCGGCGTCGATCCGGAGGCGCAGGGCCTCGGGCCGGCGGCGCAGGAGATGGTCGTGATCCTCGCGGTCGCCGCCGCCGAGCCGACGCGCGCGGGCCTGGACGAGGTGGCGTCGCGGCTGCCGCTGGGGACGCCGGAGCCGCAGCTCTTCGACCTCGAGACGCGCACGCCCGGCTGGGTCGATACCGCCGCCGGCATCGGCGCGGTGGTGCTCGTGTGCGTGCCGATCCTGCTGCTCGTGGTGCGCCGCGTCCGGCGGCGGCAGCGGGGACACTAG
- a CDS encoding MFS transporter, whose translation MGRAGVLIVLVNALAGVGLASLGIALPALGAALGTSPARVLWLVDAFLVATVCATPLTPFLLERFGARRVMLGGIAGTCVASAAAAATPSLGPLLGLAFVQGLCVAPLLPATQALVVARFPERHRAVGMALWGGGSAAGTLLGALAGGWLCLHVGWPAIFALAPALALVALPLVARAVPAEPSRAVPVDWFGLAAFGGGILALNLFLTIGDDVDWHHAPALFLLPLAAAVGLGAFLRHARRTPRPIVDLAPLANHDLATMVVLCFGIGAFSTAFFQTAMLGSVVGFDSGFLGMRGACAGAALLLGLAAAGRMLGVTRPLAVFAAGLGLLLVGKYGFTHYAPGLSPLGAIWPAAVSSVGFGVVSAVLATLAFRSLSPSQVPAAAGLFVLGQQLGYALGVAALDAFLQVRTEQLLAGGHPGAFATELAFLELFWVELAASVLLPVLVLLRRAPALAPLSAAVAPPA comes from the coding sequence GTGGGCCGCGCCGGCGTCCTGATCGTCCTCGTGAACGCGCTGGCCGGCGTCGGTCTCGCGTCGCTCGGCATCGCGCTGCCCGCGCTCGGCGCCGCGCTCGGCACCAGCCCGGCGCGCGTGCTCTGGCTGGTCGACGCGTTCCTCGTCGCCACCGTGTGCGCGACGCCGCTGACGCCGTTCCTGCTGGAGCGCTTCGGCGCGCGCCGGGTCATGCTCGGCGGCATCGCGGGGACGTGCGTCGCGTCGGCCGCCGCCGCCGCGACGCCGAGCCTCGGACCGCTGCTCGGGCTCGCGTTCGTGCAGGGGCTGTGCGTCGCGCCGCTCCTTCCCGCGACGCAGGCGCTCGTCGTCGCGCGCTTCCCCGAGCGGCATCGCGCCGTCGGCATGGCGCTGTGGGGCGGCGGCAGCGCCGCGGGAACGCTGCTCGGGGCGCTGGCGGGCGGCTGGCTCTGCCTGCACGTCGGCTGGCCGGCGATCTTCGCGCTCGCCCCGGCCCTCGCGCTGGTGGCGCTGCCGCTGGTCGCGCGCGCCGTGCCCGCCGAGCCGTCGCGCGCCGTCCCCGTCGACTGGTTCGGGCTCGCGGCCTTCGGCGGCGGCATCCTCGCGCTGAACCTCTTCCTCACCATCGGCGACGACGTCGACTGGCACCACGCGCCGGCCCTCTTCCTCCTGCCGCTCGCCGCCGCCGTCGGACTCGGCGCCTTCCTGCGCCACGCCCGCCGGACGCCGCGGCCGATCGTCGACCTCGCGCCGCTCGCGAACCACGACCTCGCGACCATGGTCGTCCTCTGCTTCGGCATCGGCGCGTTCTCGACCGCCTTCTTCCAGACGGCGATGCTCGGCAGCGTCGTCGGCTTCGACAGTGGGTTCCTCGGCATGCGCGGCGCGTGCGCGGGCGCGGCGCTGCTGCTCGGGCTCGCCGCCGCCGGGCGGATGCTCGGCGTCACGCGGCCGCTCGCGGTGTTCGCCGCCGGGCTCGGGCTGCTGCTGGTCGGCAAGTACGGCTTCACGCACTACGCGCCGGGGCTCTCGCCGCTCGGCGCGATCTGGCCCGCAGCCGTGAGCAGCGTCGGCTTCGGGGTGGTGTCCGCGGTGCTGGCGACGCTGGCGTTCCGCTCGCTGTCGCCGTCGCAGGTGCCCGCGGCGGCGGGGCTCTTCGTGCTCGGCCAGCAGCTCGGCTACGCGCTCGGCGTCGCGGCGCTCGACGCCTTCCTCCAGGTACGCACCGAGCAGCTGCTCGCGGGCGGGCATCCCGGCGCCTTCGCGACGGAGCTGGCGTTCCTCGAGCTGTTCTGGGTCGAGCTGGCGGCGTCGGTGCTGCTCCCGGTGCTCGTGCTGCTGCGCCGCGCGCCGGCGCTGGCGCCGCTGTCGGCCGCGGTCGCGCCGCCGGCCTAG